The Solibacillus sp. FSL W7-1436 genome window below encodes:
- the thiI gene encoding tRNA uracil 4-sulfurtransferase ThiI yields MIFKEILVRYGELSTKGRNKKDFISRLRDNVRYSFNDIAPLKIRAERDRMFIEVENKEKFDVLMDRLPHVFGIQSISPVASCEKDLDVMKALAFEILEDYRDKGDLTFKVEVHRTDKTFPLNTHELQREMGATILPNFPNFKVQVKKPDFALRIEVREDAIYMMAQVIQGAGGMPIGSNGRSLLMLSGGIDSPVAGYLMMKRGVRLDAIHFFSPPYTSDNALQKVKELANELTKFGANIRLHVIPFTELQVAVKDAVPDNMSMTSTRRMMMKVADKVREDIGALGIVTGESLGQVASQTLESLTAINDVTNTPILRPLISADKNDIIKIAKDIGTYETSIQPFEDCCTIFTPSSPKTKPKLEKVQRFESFTEFDDLIDRAVKNREVYQFPQKEVKEDKFADLL; encoded by the coding sequence ATGATTTTTAAAGAGATTTTAGTTCGCTATGGTGAATTATCAACAAAAGGTCGAAACAAAAAAGATTTTATCAGCCGTTTACGCGATAATGTACGTTATTCATTTAACGATATTGCACCACTGAAGATTCGTGCAGAACGTGACCGTATGTTTATTGAAGTTGAAAATAAAGAAAAGTTTGATGTGCTAATGGATCGTTTACCACATGTTTTCGGTATTCAATCAATCAGTCCTGTAGCATCTTGTGAAAAAGATCTGGACGTGATGAAAGCTTTGGCTTTTGAAATTTTAGAAGACTATCGTGACAAAGGCGATTTAACGTTTAAAGTTGAAGTACATCGTACAGATAAAACATTCCCGTTGAACACTCATGAACTACAGCGTGAAATGGGAGCAACGATTTTACCGAATTTCCCGAACTTTAAAGTACAGGTTAAAAAGCCGGATTTCGCACTACGAATTGAAGTTCGTGAAGATGCGATCTATATGATGGCGCAAGTAATCCAAGGTGCTGGAGGTATGCCGATTGGATCAAACGGGCGTTCGCTGCTAATGCTTTCAGGCGGTATTGATAGCCCTGTTGCCGGTTACTTAATGATGAAACGCGGAGTTCGATTGGATGCGATTCATTTCTTCAGTCCTCCATATACAAGTGATAATGCATTACAAAAAGTGAAAGAGCTTGCAAATGAATTAACAAAATTTGGTGCAAATATTCGCCTGCATGTCATTCCGTTCACAGAACTGCAAGTAGCAGTAAAAGACGCAGTGCCAGATAATATGTCAATGACTTCAACACGTCGTATGATGATGAAAGTGGCAGATAAAGTGCGTGAAGATATTGGCGCGTTAGGCATTGTAACGGGTGAAAGCTTAGGGCAAGTAGCTTCACAAACATTGGAAAGCTTAACGGCAATTAATGATGTGACAAATACACCTATATTACGTCCGTTAATTTCAGCAGATAAAAACGATATCATCAAAATCGCAAAAGATATTGGCACATACGAAACATCAATCCAGCCTTTTGAGGATTGCTGTACAATATTTACACCATCTAGTCCGAAAACTAAACCGAAACTAGAAAAAGTTCAGCGTTTTGAAAGCTTTACGGAATTCGATGATTTAATTGATCGTGCCGTTAAAAACCGCGAAGTATATCAGTTCCCGCAGAAGGAAGTAAAAGAAGATAAATTCGCTGATTTACTATAA
- a CDS encoding cysteine desulfurase family protein, with amino-acid sequence MIYLDNSATTKPHKDVLATFMLVNEQYYANPASIHRAGVESNALLTKAREQLANILHTEEKNILFTSGGTESNNAALFGLAKSSNFRGKHIITTEIEHPSILEAVKRLEEEGYEIDYLKVNKYGVISLEELQQKLRKDTVIVSIMHVNNEIGAVQPIKEAAQIIHRTCQAMFHVDAIQSFGKLPVIFDGDNGPDVISISGHKIQGLKGSGLLAFRKKPQLKAFIVGGGQEFGLRSGTVAVPQAVSLAKAARLAVEGMPGNVENYKKWSADLHHFFEQFGQEVYVLSPKDGAPHILSFSVRGLKGEILINALQKRDIIVSTSSACSSKQTKTSHVVEALNIDSRYKNGVLRLSLGANNTDEDIASFKKQFTIVMKELKGDITQ; translated from the coding sequence ATGATATATTTAGATAATAGTGCGACAACAAAACCGCACAAAGATGTGTTGGCGACATTTATGTTAGTGAATGAACAATATTATGCCAATCCTGCATCGATTCACCGTGCAGGTGTCGAGTCAAATGCCTTACTGACAAAAGCTCGGGAGCAATTGGCGAACATTCTTCATACAGAGGAAAAGAATATTTTATTTACTTCGGGAGGTACTGAATCCAATAATGCGGCGCTTTTTGGTCTTGCAAAATCCAGTAATTTTAGAGGGAAGCATATTATTACGACAGAAATAGAACATCCTTCGATTTTGGAAGCGGTCAAGCGTCTGGAAGAAGAAGGATATGAAATTGACTATCTGAAAGTAAATAAATATGGGGTCATTTCTTTAGAGGAGTTACAGCAAAAGCTTCGCAAAGATACTGTTATTGTGAGTATTATGCATGTTAACAACGAAATCGGAGCTGTGCAGCCAATTAAGGAAGCGGCACAAATCATTCACCGAACATGCCAGGCGATGTTCCATGTTGATGCGATTCAAAGTTTCGGTAAGCTGCCGGTTATTTTTGACGGAGACAATGGTCCTGATGTCATTTCCATTTCCGGTCATAAAATTCAAGGCTTAAAAGGGAGCGGCTTGTTGGCATTCCGTAAAAAACCACAACTGAAGGCATTTATCGTTGGTGGCGGACAAGAGTTTGGATTAAGAAGTGGTACGGTTGCAGTGCCGCAAGCTGTTTCATTGGCAAAAGCGGCACGGTTAGCTGTTGAGGGCATGCCGGGGAATGTTGAGAACTATAAAAAATGGTCTGCAGATCTCCATCATTTTTTTGAGCAATTTGGTCAGGAAGTATACGTCCTTTCACCAAAAGACGGTGCACCGCATATTTTATCGTTTAGTGTTAGAGGACTAAAAGGTGAAATATTAATAAATGCATTACAAAAACGTGATATTATCGTTTCAACATCAAGCGCCTGTTCGTCAAAACAGACGAAAACAAGCCATGTTGTAGAAGCATTGAATATCGATAGCCGCTATAAAAACGGTGTTCTCCGTCTAAGCTTAGGCGCGAACAATACAGACGAAGATATTGCTTCATTCAAAAAGCAATTCACAATCGTAATGAAAGAATTAAAAGGAGATATTACGCAATGA
- the ezrA gene encoding septation ring formation regulator EzrA, with protein sequence MIKYIIIVVVVLLALLMAGLVVRRKHNAEIGRLDKEKLQIQHYPIFEELAKVKALNMNGQTEELFENWRNRWLDVVDKQIPKIDELLFDAEEFVDRFKFNKATHTERDIEQELAKCEQVRVQIITELDELIGSEEKNRIEIEQLKEYYRSARKTILAHQHSFGPALEALEKKLEQFTPKFEEFDELTKDGNYLQAREIVLQLNSEAQEIFSLLNDVPTLLTEIQTKIPTAIHELRNGQREMEEQKYYLRHLELTEYLNELENELEMLKAAIAELNLPAVSPRIQTINDEIDHFYNLLEKEVMARKYVERNCSGMYSVINDVMRLTKDINDEVAYVQHSYRLQDKEAEIPKAGLKHLEVLQRRYELLSTRVQEEKSAYSSLQEELKEITDEIEQIAEEQEKFSNKLKNLRIDENKARAELETLKRLLQDTERLLGRANIPGIPEEMDARLEEAAEQIFVVVQSLQEVPLNIIQVNQHLLNAKQSIEETHEKAQEMIENVLIIERLIQFGNRYRATNRQVHENLLEAEDAFKKFRYIKALEDAAKAVEIIDPNAIKRIEELVQEQLLTK encoded by the coding sequence ATGATAAAGTATATCATCATTGTTGTCGTCGTACTATTAGCATTATTAATGGCAGGCTTAGTAGTAAGACGCAAGCATAATGCAGAAATAGGACGATTAGATAAGGAAAAACTACAAATACAACATTACCCGATTTTTGAGGAGCTCGCAAAAGTAAAAGCCCTTAATATGAACGGTCAGACAGAAGAACTGTTTGAAAACTGGCGTAATCGCTGGTTGGATGTTGTCGATAAGCAAATTCCGAAAATTGACGAATTGTTGTTTGATGCGGAAGAATTTGTCGACCGATTTAAATTTAACAAAGCAACACATACAGAACGTGATATCGAGCAGGAGCTTGCAAAATGTGAGCAAGTTCGTGTGCAGATTATTACTGAGCTGGATGAATTGATTGGCAGTGAAGAGAAAAACCGCATTGAAATCGAGCAGCTGAAAGAATATTACCGTTCTGCACGCAAAACGATTCTGGCACACCAGCATTCATTTGGTCCCGCTTTGGAAGCGTTGGAAAAGAAACTGGAGCAATTCACGCCAAAGTTTGAAGAGTTCGACGAGTTAACGAAAGACGGCAACTATTTGCAGGCACGTGAAATTGTCCTACAGCTGAACAGTGAAGCACAAGAGATTTTCAGTTTATTAAACGATGTGCCGACACTGCTGACTGAAATTCAAACTAAAATCCCAACTGCAATTCATGAACTTCGTAATGGACAACGTGAAATGGAAGAACAAAAGTATTATTTACGCCATTTAGAACTGACGGAATATTTGAATGAGCTTGAGAATGAACTTGAAATGTTAAAAGCGGCAATTGCTGAACTGAACTTACCGGCTGTTTCACCGCGCATTCAAACAATTAATGATGAAATCGATCATTTCTATAATCTGCTTGAAAAAGAGGTTATGGCCAGAAAGTATGTTGAACGAAACTGTTCTGGTATGTACAGCGTGATCAATGATGTAATGCGTCTTACAAAGGACATTAATGATGAAGTCGCCTATGTACAGCATAGCTATCGATTGCAGGATAAAGAAGCGGAAATTCCGAAAGCGGGCTTAAAGCATTTGGAAGTTTTACAAAGACGATATGAATTGTTATCAACACGCGTTCAGGAAGAAAAGTCTGCTTACTCGAGTCTGCAGGAAGAGCTAAAAGAAATTACTGATGAGATCGAGCAAATTGCAGAAGAACAGGAAAAGTTCTCCAACAAACTGAAAAATCTCCGTATCGATGAAAATAAAGCAAGAGCTGAATTGGAAACTTTAAAGCGTTTATTGCAAGATACAGAGCGCCTGCTTGGACGTGCCAATATTCCGGGAATTCCGGAAGAAATGGATGCCAGATTGGAAGAAGCGGCCGAACAGATTTTTGTAGTTGTTCAAAGCTTACAGGAAGTACCGTTGAATATTATCCAAGTAAACCAGCATTTACTAAATGCAAAGCAATCGATTGAAGAAACACATGAAAAAGCACAGGAAATGATTGAAAATGTGCTAATTATTGAGCGTCTTATTCAGTTTGGAAACCGCTACCGTGCTACAAATCGACAAGTACATGAAAATCTGCTTGAAGCTGAAGACGCATTCAAGAAATTCCGCTACATAAAAGCACTGGAAGATGCAGCAAAAGCGGTTGAAATTATCGATCCTAATGCAATCAAACGTATTGAGGAGCTCGTACAGGAGCAGCTGCTTACAAAATAA
- the hisJ gene encoding histidinol-phosphatase HisJ, with product MKRDGHIHTPFCPHGSTDTIEEYVEKAIASGFKEITFTEHAPLPENFVDPTPDKDSGMNPAYLMDYFKQLQRAKEQYQSEIKINIGLEVDYIVGFEQETKQFLNEVGPLMDDAILSVHFLKFQDEYVCIDFSQEVYLQFANKVGGILPMYKLYYETVKKSIISDLGLYKPKRIGHPTLIHKFQHAHCEQIDDADYINELLKMMQTGHYELDFNSAGLSKPYCKEPYPPYPFVKQAIDLQIPVIFGSDAHTAADLHQHYELLQNKITF from the coding sequence TTGAAACGAGACGGTCATATACATACACCTTTTTGTCCACATGGTTCTACAGATACGATAGAAGAATATGTCGAAAAAGCGATAGCAAGCGGTTTTAAAGAAATAACCTTTACGGAACATGCCCCGTTGCCTGAAAATTTTGTCGACCCGACACCTGACAAGGATAGCGGAATGAACCCCGCTTATTTGATGGATTACTTTAAACAGCTGCAACGCGCAAAAGAACAGTATCAATCTGAAATTAAAATCAATATCGGCTTAGAGGTCGATTATATTGTCGGCTTTGAACAGGAGACGAAACAATTTCTGAATGAAGTCGGCCCATTAATGGATGACGCAATATTATCCGTACACTTTTTGAAATTCCAAGACGAGTATGTATGTATTGACTTTTCACAGGAAGTATATTTACAATTTGCCAATAAGGTTGGCGGTATCCTTCCTATGTATAAGCTATACTATGAAACTGTGAAAAAGTCCATCATATCGGATTTAGGCTTATATAAACCTAAGCGTATAGGACATCCTACTTTAATTCATAAATTTCAGCATGCCCACTGCGAACAGATCGATGATGCGGACTACATCAATGAATTATTGAAGATGATGCAGACCGGTCATTATGAGCTGGATTTTAATAGTGCCGGCCTAAGTAAACCGTATTGTAAGGAGCCATACCCGCCCTATCCATTTGTGAAACAGGCAATTGATTTGCAAATTCCGGTTATATTCGGCTCGGATGCCCATACGGCAGCTGATTTACATCAGCATTATGAATTATTACAGAACAAAATAACTTTTTAA
- a CDS encoding GAF domain-containing protein, producing the protein MFGNITYNGNLTEQYEQLSKQLDALLEGENNLIANLSNASALLNTFLNEINWVGFYLMDEGELVLGPFQGLPACVRIPVGRGVCGTTVSKEQTMVVDDVHAFPGHIACDAASKSEIVIPLIKNGAVLGVLDIDSPIEARFTSEDKDGLEKFVDVLLKHI; encoded by the coding sequence ATGTTTGGAAATATCACTTATAACGGAAATTTAACAGAACAGTACGAACAGCTGTCAAAACAGCTCGATGCACTGCTTGAAGGGGAAAATAACTTAATCGCTAACTTAAGTAACGCTTCAGCTTTGCTAAATACTTTCTTAAACGAAATTAACTGGGTCGGATTTTATCTAATGGATGAAGGCGAATTGGTGCTTGGACCATTCCAAGGCTTGCCTGCTTGCGTACGAATTCCTGTCGGCCGCGGTGTTTGCGGCACAACTGTTTCAAAAGAGCAGACAATGGTTGTAGACGATGTTCACGCGTTCCCCGGCCATATCGCTTGTGACGCTGCATCAAAATCGGAAATCGTGATTCCTTTAATCAAAAATGGTGCTGTTTTAGGTGTTTTAGATATCGATAGCCCGATTGAAGCACGCTTTACTTCTGAAGACAAAGATGGTTTGGAAAAATTTGTAGATGTACTGTTAAAACATATTTAA
- a CDS encoding diguanylate cyclase domain-containing protein: MVENQQKIDQFKSDILSLCMNTKLQRSKFYDYFFLLEKSLIKHFRMEHCFLFHVSENKLKPIDNLELLNVDVTLDLIKPYFNGNKVVKLPGFLREQPDFANYTDVMPLIINDKIVAVIVFKYNPANAPIETVLTEEIIGTISAAYSFLISKYEVYSNEQKYRKLYGMTDLFHSTMDIDVILENVLITIEENFPGLEVELILSNDQDRQTRVKIKPFDYLSERPATIESFVSGELNEDIAFEQNRRLLNVPIKGRQAIYGILQVKAPINYPFASSEKEFIRMLARASGNALENAKLYHQSHRLITDLQLINETSHRLNMKLTIGEMLLFLQKQMLKSFQPMEIGFLFKEDEKYIMNEACTELFNQTACNVYIQHVEKHFQTTQDPLFIADFSRIISGKIEYKSIMAIPMIVEEDIIGFSIVLHKEPYFFSFDSFKLMQSLIHHSSLAISNSVLREQLQEMVDRDHLTKLYARSYSDTYVEEAIQKDDSGMFLLIDIDNFKKVNDTYGHQVGDEVIVQIAKRLQSEIGKRGICSRWGGEELAIYIPNISDREAIEISDAIVQMVPNVTNPSVTVSAGMITWHKSSRPDFKDMFLQADIALYHAKRNGKNRLCVYEKPMELQY; encoded by the coding sequence ATGGTGGAAAATCAACAAAAGATCGATCAATTTAAATCGGATATTTTAAGCCTTTGTATGAATACGAAATTACAACGAAGTAAATTTTATGATTACTTTTTCCTATTAGAAAAAAGCTTGATTAAACACTTTAGAATGGAACATTGTTTTCTGTTTCATGTAAGCGAAAATAAATTGAAACCGATCGACAACTTAGAATTACTGAATGTTGATGTAACATTAGATTTAATAAAACCCTATTTTAATGGTAACAAAGTTGTGAAGTTACCCGGATTTTTAAGAGAGCAACCGGATTTTGCAAACTATACGGATGTTATGCCTCTAATTATAAATGATAAAATAGTTGCTGTTATTGTATTTAAGTATAATCCAGCAAATGCACCTATCGAAACAGTGCTGACAGAAGAAATTATAGGGACGATATCCGCTGCCTATTCATTTTTAATTTCTAAGTATGAAGTTTATTCGAATGAGCAAAAGTACCGTAAATTATACGGAATGACAGACCTTTTCCATTCGACGATGGATATAGATGTAATTTTGGAAAATGTGCTTATTACAATAGAAGAAAATTTTCCGGGTCTGGAAGTTGAGCTGATTTTATCCAATGACCAGGACCGCCAAACAAGAGTGAAGATAAAGCCTTTCGACTATTTGTCGGAGCGGCCGGCAACAATCGAATCTTTTGTATCGGGAGAATTGAACGAAGATATAGCCTTTGAACAAAACCGTCGATTATTAAATGTTCCTATAAAAGGGAGACAGGCAATATACGGGATTTTACAGGTGAAAGCACCTATCAATTACCCTTTTGCCAGTTCCGAAAAAGAATTTATCCGCATGCTTGCCCGAGCTTCAGGCAATGCTCTGGAAAACGCAAAACTTTATCATCAATCTCATCGACTCATCACGGATCTACAGTTGATCAATGAAACCTCCCATCGTTTAAATATGAAATTAACAATCGGTGAGATGCTTCTATTTTTACAAAAGCAAATGCTGAAATCTTTTCAGCCTATGGAAATCGGCTTCCTGTTTAAAGAAGATGAAAAGTATATCATGAATGAAGCGTGTACAGAGCTTTTCAATCAAACGGCATGTAACGTATATATCCAGCATGTGGAAAAACATTTTCAGACGACACAAGACCCTTTGTTTATTGCTGATTTCAGCCGAATTATTTCGGGGAAAATTGAGTATAAGTCGATAATGGCCATTCCAATGATTGTGGAAGAAGATATTATCGGGTTTAGCATTGTATTGCATAAAGAGCCGTATTTCTTCTCTTTTGACAGCTTCAAATTAATGCAATCACTTATTCACCATTCCTCATTAGCAATTTCCAATTCGGTATTGCGGGAACAGCTTCAGGAAATGGTGGATCGGGACCATTTGACAAAGCTCTACGCAAGAAGTTATTCCGATACATACGTGGAAGAGGCAATTCAAAAGGACGATTCAGGGATGTTCCTGTTAATTGATATTGATAACTTTAAAAAGGTTAATGACACATACGGACATCAAGTCGGAGATGAAGTAATCGTACAAATTGCCAAGCGACTCCAAAGTGAAATAGGGAAAAGGGGAATTTGCTCGCGCTGGGGCGGTGAAGAACTTGCCATTTATATTCCGAATATTTCGGACAGAGAAGCAATAGAAATTTCAGATGCGATTGTACAAATGGTGCCAAATGTAACAAATCCTTCAGTTACGGTTTCTGCGGGAATGATTACATGGCATAAGAGCAGCCGTCCGGATTTTAAGGATATGTTTCTGCAGGCTGATATTGCACTTTACCATGCAAAGCGAAACGGAAAAAACCGTCTTTGTGTATACGAAAAACCTATGGAACTACAATATTAA
- the rpsD gene encoding 30S ribosomal protein S4: MSRYTGPSWKLSRRLGISLSGTGKEIAKRPYAPGQHGPNSRGKKSEYGLQLTEKQKLRHMYGMTERQFKNTYLRAGKLQGVHGENFMILLETRLDNLVYRLGLARTRRAARQLVNHGHILVDGNRVDIPSYSVKPGQTISLREKSANLSVVAESIEVNSFVPEYLSFDADSKVGTFVRLPERSELSSEINEQFIVEFYSR, from the coding sequence ATGTCTCGTTATACAGGTCCATCTTGGAAACTATCTCGTCGTCTTGGTATTTCATTAAGCGGCACAGGTAAAGAAATCGCAAAACGCCCTTACGCACCAGGTCAACACGGCCCGAACTCTCGTGGTAAAAAATCAGAGTACGGTCTACAATTAACTGAAAAGCAAAAATTACGTCATATGTATGGTATGACTGAACGTCAATTCAAAAACACTTACCTACGTGCTGGTAAATTACAAGGTGTTCACGGTGAAAACTTCATGATCTTACTTGAAACTCGCCTTGACAACCTAGTTTACCGTTTAGGTTTAGCTCGCACTCGTCGTGCAGCTCGTCAATTAGTTAACCACGGTCACATCTTAGTTGATGGTAACCGCGTTGACATCCCATCTTACTCAGTAAAACCAGGTCAAACGATCTCTTTACGTGAGAAATCAGCTAACCTTTCAGTTGTTGCTGAATCAATCGAAGTAAACAGCTTCGTACCAGAATATTTATCATTCGATGCAGACTCTAAAGTAGGTACTTTCGTACGTTTACCAGAGCGCTCTGAATTATCTTCTGAAATCAACGAACAATTCATCGTAGAGTTCTACTCTCGTTAA
- a CDS encoding YjcZ family sporulation protein produces the protein MGYGYEGYQNQPSYSGYGCGGGGNSGGNSSTFVLIVVLFILLIIVGATFAY, from the coding sequence ATGGGTTACGGATATGAAGGCTATCAAAATCAACCAAGCTACAGCGGTTACGGCTGTGGTGGCGGTGGTAACAGCGGCGGTAATAGTTCAACATTCGTTCTAATCGTTGTTCTATTCATTCTTTTAATTATTGTCGGCGCTACTTTTGCTTACTAA
- a CDS encoding YIP1 family protein, whose product MSEQLTGTVDDRHAILSIAVKPRDTIRYVLTTKKLSYFIFVGIIGVFASNLISFIGSEFTGQYTLGDIVYSTFLFSLILYFLSTVFSAGVLTLSAKAFGGIGKFKEMFRMISVTMIPYIWILPVLLFWMQFAPQSFFKISYMETSLGDLILQFVCGTLIIISSIWTYVITVIGISEVHRISKWKAFFASFIVIAVLGATYFVF is encoded by the coding sequence TTGAGTGAGCAACTAACAGGTACAGTCGATGATCGACATGCCATCTTAAGCATTGCTGTTAAACCCCGAGATACTATTCGTTATGTGTTAACAACTAAAAAGTTATCTTATTTCATTTTCGTTGGTATTATCGGTGTGTTTGCTAGCAATTTAATCAGTTTTATCGGGAGTGAATTTACAGGGCAATATACATTGGGGGATATTGTTTATTCAACTTTTCTTTTTAGTCTAATACTGTATTTTCTTTCTACGGTCTTCTCGGCAGGCGTCTTGACACTATCAGCAAAAGCATTCGGTGGTATAGGAAAATTTAAAGAAATGTTCCGCATGATCAGTGTGACAATGATTCCTTATATTTGGATATTGCCGGTTCTGCTTTTCTGGATGCAGTTCGCACCACAGTCATTCTTTAAAATCTCCTATATGGAAACATCACTAGGTGATTTGATTCTGCAATTTGTTTGCGGGACACTGATTATTATCAGCAGTATTTGGACATATGTGATTACGGTGATAGGGATATCAGAAGTGCACCGCATTTCGAAATGGAAAGCATTTTTTGCTTCATTTATAGTAATTGCTGTACTGGGAGCAACATACTTTGTCTTTTAA
- a CDS encoding PstS family phosphate ABC transporter substrate-binding protein, protein MINKSYLGKIIISIFVLLTVCFFTFILLFLVAFSGNIHYVPLVISAAVILYIGYVLVIFDVFYKNSKRIKIFWGIAGIVLVASSVQPVYKWFDDRVPTVEAEVDIYQYEPFTDKNRLVQLDKKPTLKLDEPLPKIDGATALYPLYAAITEHIYPEKEYNPYQSEVMVNQTHEAYTNLIFGNTDMIFAAGPSDAQINQAKQRGITLHMTPIGKEAFVFFVNSKNNVSRLSLDQIKGIYAGEITNWSEVGGKDDAIRAFQRPQDSGSQTALQRLMGDRTLMEAPTEDVVTGMGGIINEVSQYKNYKNAIGYTFRYYSNEMVKNKEIKLLEIDGVAPTRETIRNDTYPIASEFYIVTAGEPTGNVKKVVDWVLSEEGQALVEKAGYVSLKSAD, encoded by the coding sequence TTGATAAATAAATCGTATTTAGGGAAAATTATCATTTCAATTTTTGTTTTGCTGACTGTTTGCTTTTTTACTTTCATATTGCTATTTTTGGTTGCGTTTAGCGGCAATATTCATTATGTACCGTTAGTAATTTCCGCAGCGGTCATTTTATACATTGGCTATGTGCTTGTGATATTTGATGTTTTCTATAAAAATAGTAAACGTATAAAAATCTTTTGGGGGATCGCAGGAATCGTTTTAGTCGCAAGTTCGGTCCAACCTGTTTATAAATGGTTCGATGATCGAGTGCCTACTGTTGAAGCAGAAGTGGATATTTATCAATATGAACCGTTTACAGATAAAAATAGATTAGTTCAGTTGGATAAGAAACCGACGTTAAAGCTGGATGAACCTTTACCGAAAATCGATGGCGCAACGGCATTGTATCCATTGTATGCCGCCATTACAGAGCATATATATCCGGAAAAAGAATACAATCCGTACCAGAGTGAAGTAATGGTCAACCAGACGCATGAAGCATATACCAATCTGATTTTCGGAAATACAGACATGATATTTGCAGCGGGCCCATCCGATGCGCAAATTAATCAAGCCAAACAACGGGGGATTACACTTCATATGACGCCGATCGGAAAAGAGGCGTTTGTCTTTTTCGTCAACAGTAAAAATAACGTCAGTCGTTTATCGCTTGATCAGATTAAGGGAATCTATGCTGGCGAAATTACAAACTGGTCAGAAGTGGGCGGAAAAGATGATGCAATCCGGGCTTTCCAAAGACCTCAGGACAGCGGATCGCAAACGGCATTACAAAGGCTGATGGGGGATAGAACGTTAATGGAAGCCCCAACGGAGGATGTAGTGACAGGAATGGGCGGAATTATCAATGAAGTGTCTCAATATAAAAATTATAAAAATGCAATCGGCTATACTTTCCGCTACTATTCAAATGAAATGGTGAAAAATAAAGAAATCAAACTTTTGGAAATCGATGGAGTTGCACCGACAAGAGAAACGATTCGCAACGATACGTATCCGATTGCTTCCGAATTTTATATTGTGACAGCAGGCGAGCCGACGGGAAATGTTAAGAAAGTGGTGGATTGGGTGCTTTCGGAAGAAGGACAGGCGTTAGTGGAAAAGGCGGGCTATGTATCTCTTAAATCTGCCGATTAG